The following coding sequences lie in one Treponema socranskii subsp. buccale genomic window:
- a CDS encoding glycosyltransferase, which produces MLVNTADKKEIPVFFAADNNYALFVAVALASMLEKASKDYFYKVYILTTDLYREYIEQLETICQTAMPGNASVEFVSLREEMEKTSGTFHLRDYYSRETYCRIFIPRFFPQYDKVIYLDSDLVVTGDISELYNIDIGDNLVGAAIEEVMQSFDVFGTYVEKALGIPREKYFSAGVLLINAKKYREENIEEKFIALMNRFKFRVTQDEDYLNVLCKDKVKWLDVGWNKSAYKTEGFDEKNLKIIHYKINWKPWHYNHVLYEKYFWECAEKTPLYENILKIKASYGIEQKRSDAEAFEKLKRMAIEDTNDPDNYRNTVNRTKTGRNPERLAIVEKIKAYEREGRFSEDVESDPPTVPLRPEMVDYLNKKISSKLWMKFANMLARRHILGLMKSGQMVIKEVRGLENYIPLKRTGAIITCNHFNPMDNFAVYKAIEKHVYHRELVKVCREGNYTNFPGFYGFLFKHCNTMPLSSLPSTMKNFMDAVKTYLSQGRHILIYPEQAMWWNYKKPRPLTPGAYRFAAENNAPVIPMFITMEDSDRLDGFGFPVQEYTVHILPPIYPKAGLSVKKNAEYMRDRNYEVWKEVYESAYGKPLSYAE; this is translated from the coding sequence ATGCTTGTAAACACAGCCGATAAAAAAGAAATTCCGGTATTCTTTGCTGCGGACAACAACTATGCGCTGTTTGTAGCGGTCGCTTTGGCATCGATGTTGGAAAAGGCGTCAAAAGATTACTTTTATAAGGTCTATATTTTAACGACGGACCTGTATCGTGAATATATCGAGCAGTTGGAAACCATCTGTCAAACTGCAATGCCCGGCAACGCATCCGTTGAATTTGTTTCGCTGCGGGAGGAGATGGAAAAGACTTCCGGCACTTTTCATCTGCGCGATTATTATTCGAGGGAAACCTACTGTCGAATATTCATTCCGAGATTTTTTCCTCAGTACGATAAGGTAATTTACCTCGACAGCGACCTCGTGGTGACGGGCGATATTTCCGAACTCTACAATATTGATATCGGCGATAATCTTGTCGGAGCCGCAATCGAAGAGGTTATGCAGTCTTTCGACGTGTTCGGAACGTATGTGGAAAAGGCTCTCGGCATTCCTCGTGAAAAATACTTCAGTGCGGGAGTTCTTCTTATAAATGCAAAAAAATATCGGGAAGAGAACATCGAGGAAAAGTTCATCGCTCTTATGAACCGATTTAAGTTCAGAGTTACCCAGGACGAGGATTATCTGAATGTGCTGTGCAAGGACAAGGTAAAATGGCTCGATGTGGGCTGGAACAAGTCCGCTTACAAGACCGAAGGTTTTGACGAAAAGAACTTAAAAATAATCCACTACAAGATAAACTGGAAGCCTTGGCATTACAACCACGTTCTTTACGAAAAATATTTTTGGGAATGCGCCGAAAAAACGCCCCTTTACGAAAATATTTTGAAAATCAAAGCTTCATACGGCATTGAGCAAAAGCGAAGCGACGCCGAAGCGTTTGAAAAACTCAAGCGGATGGCGATTGAGGATACGAACGATCCCGATAATTATCGGAACACGGTAAACAGGACGAAAACCGGACGGAATCCCGAGCGCCTTGCGATCGTAGAAAAGATAAAAGCCTATGAAAGGGAAGGGCGTTTTTCGGAGGATGTCGAATCGGATCCTCCGACCGTTCCGCTCCGTCCCGAAATGGTCGACTATCTGAATAAAAAGATTTCCAGCAAACTGTGGATGAAGTTTGCGAATATGCTCGCGCGCCGCCATATTCTCGGTCTTATGAAATCGGGACAGATGGTTATAAAAGAAGTACGCGGTCTTGAAAACTATATTCCGTTAAAAAGAACCGGCGCGATAATCACGTGCAACCACTTCAATCCCATGGATAATTTTGCCGTATACAAGGCTATAGAAAAGCACGTCTATCACAGGGAATTGGTGAAAGTCTGCCGCGAAGGAAACTATACGAATTTTCCGGGATTTTACGGTTTTTTGTTTAAGCACTGCAATACCATGCCTTTGAGCAGCTTACCCTCCACGATGAAAAATTTTATGGATGCGGTAAAAACATATCTTTCACAGGGTAGGCATATCCTCATCTATCCCGAGCAGGCGATGTGGTGGAACTACAAAAAGCCGCGCCCGCTTACGCCCGGCGCATACCGTTTCGCCGCCGAAAACAATGCTCCCGTCATTCCGATGTTCATAACCATGGAAGATTCCGACCGCTTGGACGGCTTCGGTTTCCCGGTGCAGGAGTATACGGTTCACATTTTGCCGCCGATCTATCCGAAGGCCGGCCTTTCCGTAAAAAAGAACGCCGAGTATATGAGGGACAGGAATTATGAAGTGTGGAAGGAAGTGTATGAATCCGCATACGGAAAACCGCTTTCCTATGCGGAATGA
- a CDS encoding glycosyltransferase — translation MKSILFCGNDKVFDGMITTMLSIFKRSASKEGIRFYIFTMDLTRLKADYTALSDRQIGFLDELAKSYNPEHSVVKIDVTDTYEKEFALCPNEGCYCSPYTLIRLFADMEPRIPEKFLYLDIDLLFNRDIDLLWNTDIGGYEYAASRDHYGKFLIHPNFINAGVLLFNMKKCRETGLFEKSRKLIKTKKLIFADESAIIRSTVRKKILSQRFNDQKFLYRNTVIRHFSRRLFWLPYPHVENIKQWHITKVHKKFGYENFDDILYEYVYQKTRFERDFK, via the coding sequence ATGAAAAGCATACTTTTTTGCGGAAACGATAAGGTTTTCGACGGCATGATTACGACAATGCTTTCAATATTCAAAAGAAGCGCTTCGAAGGAAGGGATACGCTTTTACATATTCACGATGGATCTTACAAGGCTCAAAGCCGACTACACGGCGCTCAGCGACAGGCAAATCGGGTTTCTTGACGAACTTGCAAAGTCGTACAATCCCGAGCATTCCGTCGTAAAAATCGACGTTACCGACACCTATGAAAAAGAGTTCGCCCTATGCCCGAACGAAGGATGCTACTGTTCGCCTTACACGCTCATAAGGCTCTTTGCAGACATGGAGCCGCGGATTCCCGAAAAATTCCTGTACCTCGACATCGACTTGCTTTTCAACCGCGACATAGACCTCTTGTGGAACACGGACATTGGAGGTTACGAGTACGCGGCCTCCCGTGATCACTACGGAAAATTTCTTATACATCCGAATTTTATAAACGCGGGCGTGCTGCTGTTCAATATGAAAAAATGCCGCGAAACCGGACTCTTTGAAAAAAGTCGAAAACTCATAAAGACGAAAAAACTGATATTCGCCGATGAAAGCGCGATTATCCGCAGCACCGTCAGAAAAAAAATCCTGTCGCAGCGCTTCAACGATCAAAAATTCCTTTATAGAAATACCGTAATCCGCCACTTTTCGAGGCGCCTTTTTTGGCTTCCGTATCCGCACGTTGAAAACATAAAGCAGTGGCACATCACGAAAGTTCATAAAAAATTCGGCTACGAAAATTTCGACGATATCCTCTACGAATACGTATATCAAAAAACAAGGTTTGAGCGCGATTTTAAATAG
- a CDS encoding DUF368 domain-containing protein, protein MANVIPGVSGSTIAVVFGIYDTFINAITLNIKKLRLNKKFVLPIIAGMASGVLIFSKIITVLYEKFPVQTNFFFTGLIIGSIPMLAALATKTKKGTKIEKSKIASIIICALIGIAVMILFSLLESSFGTAQDMAGPLPSFSVKLALKIFVAGVLGAVAMIVPGISGSLLMLIMGVYPIVIKSIPALFLPESFFTALILLLPNGFGVLTGLLIGAKLIKNLLEKAPNHAYAVILGLLCGSALNICPLTKNIFQGGFLKSLSEFNGISLILSSAAALVLGGAMSFLSSKFSPPEEHSERPI, encoded by the coding sequence ATGGCAAACGTGATCCCCGGCGTTTCGGGAAGCACGATCGCGGTAGTTTTCGGAATTTACGATACATTTATCAACGCGATAACTCTGAATATAAAAAAACTCCGGCTTAACAAAAAATTCGTACTGCCGATTATTGCGGGAATGGCGTCGGGCGTGCTGATTTTCAGCAAAATCATAACCGTGCTTTATGAAAAATTTCCGGTACAGACAAATTTTTTCTTTACGGGTTTGATTATCGGCAGCATTCCGATGCTTGCCGCACTTGCGACGAAAACTAAAAAAGGTACGAAAATCGAAAAATCGAAAATCGCTTCTATCATAATCTGCGCGCTTATCGGAATCGCCGTTATGATTTTGTTTTCCCTACTTGAATCATCGTTCGGCACTGCTCAAGACATGGCGGGACCGCTCCCTTCTTTTTCGGTAAAACTTGCCTTAAAAATTTTTGTCGCCGGAGTTTTGGGTGCGGTCGCGATGATTGTGCCCGGAATTTCCGGATCGCTTTTAATGCTCATTATGGGCGTGTATCCGATCGTCATAAAAAGCATACCCGCACTTTTTTTGCCTGAAAGTTTTTTTACCGCATTGATCCTTCTTCTTCCGAACGGATTCGGCGTACTTACGGGACTTTTAATCGGTGCCAAACTCATAAAAAATCTTTTGGAAAAAGCGCCGAATCACGCATATGCCGTAATTCTCGGACTTTTGTGCGGTTCGGCTTTGAATATCTGTCCGCTCACAAAAAATATTTTTCAAGGCGGCTTTTTAAAATCCCTTTCCGAGTTTAACGGCATTTCGCTGATTTTATCTTCGGCGGCAGCATTGGTTCTCGGCGGAGCCATGTCGTTTTTAAGCTCGAAGTTTTCGCCCCCTGAAGAGCATTCCGAGCGGCCTATTTAA
- a CDS encoding ATPase domain-containing protein, whose protein sequence is MDKKDLINYSPVRSFDNIADGGLKAGEIGLVTAKKGVGKTAILVQFGLDALLKDEQLVHVSFDQHSSNVISWYDSIFTEIAKKKNIADNPELKDSIMRDRMILNFSQETFSLAKVINTLKALKAGGIAVSAIVIDGMNMDKVSKEDIEAVSKFVKEEKMTAWFSDTKANTDLAGSCRPELLPFFDAVCHLAASQNGVAMSVLKLRDKTAVAGTVNLDPKTLLMSAK, encoded by the coding sequence ATGGATAAAAAAGATCTTATCAACTACAGCCCGGTGCGCAGCTTTGACAATATTGCCGACGGAGGACTGAAAGCGGGAGAGATCGGACTCGTCACCGCAAAAAAGGGCGTCGGCAAAACGGCGATCCTCGTGCAGTTCGGTCTCGATGCGCTGCTCAAAGACGAACAGCTCGTTCACGTTTCGTTCGATCAGCACTCTTCGAACGTCATTTCGTGGTACGACAGCATCTTTACGGAGATAGCGAAGAAAAAAAATATCGCGGATAATCCCGAATTAAAAGACAGCATTATGCGCGACCGCATGATTTTGAATTTCAGTCAGGAAACCTTTTCACTTGCAAAAGTGATCAATACGCTGAAAGCGCTGAAAGCCGGAGGCATTGCCGTTTCCGCGATCGTCATCGACGGCATGAACATGGATAAAGTAAGCAAAGAAGACATCGAAGCCGTATCCAAGTTCGTTAAAGAAGAAAAGATGACCGCGTGGTTCAGCGATACGAAGGCGAACACGGATTTGGCGGGTTCCTGCCGCCCGGAACTGCTTCCCTTTTTCGATGCGGTGTGCCATCTCGCAGCTTCGCAAAACGGCGTTGCGATGAGCGTACTGAAACTCCGCGATAAAACCGCCGTCGCAGGCACGGTAAACCTCGATCCGAAAACGCTGCTCATGTCGGCAAAGTAA
- the fusA gene encoding elongation factor G produces the protein MDFDISKLRNIGISAHIDSGKTTLSERILFYCNRIHQIHEVHGKDGVGATMDSMDLERERGITIQSAATQVQWKEYTINLIDTPGHVDFTIEVERSLRVLDGAILVLCAVAGVQSQSITVDRQLKRYHVPRIAFVNKCDRQGANPIRVCKQLRDKLGLNAHMMALPIGLEDKLEGVVDLVAMKALYFEGPDGQEVRVAEIPAHMVDEAKKYRADLVDAVSMFDDQLMEDALEGKETEEEIIAAVRKATLAEQFVGVFCGSAHMNKGVQLVLDGVARYLPDPTEVHNYAFDLDNNEAQVELFNVADKPTVALAFKLDDGQYGQLTYVRVYQGTIPKGCELYNTRARRKFKVGRLVRMNADKMEDINEATPGDIVALFGIDCASGDTFCGGGLNYSMASMYVPNPVISESITPKEKKDAAQMAKALNRFTKEDPTFQTYVDPESNETIIKGMGELHLAVYVERMKREYKCEVVVGQPQVAYRESITQSAPFNYTHKKQTGGSGQYGRVAGIMEPLADKDYEFVDAIKGGAIPNEYIPSCDKGFRKAMEKGTLIGFPIVGVKMTINDGQYHPVDSSDIAFQQAAIGAFREGYEKAKPVILEPIMKVSISGPTEFQGNMFGLINQRRGVIIDTTDENNTSTVNAEVPLSEMFGFSTILRSSTQGKAEFTMEFLKYGRVPNAVGEELMKKYQEERKAAQK, from the coding sequence ATGGACTTTGATATTTCCAAACTACGAAATATCGGTATCAGCGCCCACATCGACTCAGGAAAAACGACTTTGTCGGAACGCATTCTGTTTTACTGCAACAGAATTCACCAAATTCACGAAGTACACGGTAAAGACGGCGTCGGCGCGACAATGGACAGCATGGACTTGGAACGCGAGAGAGGCATTACGATTCAATCTGCGGCAACGCAAGTTCAATGGAAAGAATACACAATCAACTTGATCGATACGCCCGGACACGTCGACTTTACGATCGAAGTTGAACGGAGTTTGCGCGTTCTCGACGGCGCCATCCTCGTTTTGTGCGCGGTCGCGGGCGTTCAGTCGCAGTCGATCACCGTCGACCGCCAGCTCAAGCGCTATCACGTACCCCGCATCGCATTCGTCAACAAATGCGACCGTCAGGGCGCGAACCCCATCCGCGTGTGCAAACAGCTGCGCGACAAACTCGGACTCAACGCGCACATGATGGCGCTCCCGATCGGACTTGAAGACAAACTCGAAGGCGTCGTCGACCTCGTTGCGATGAAAGCGCTCTATTTCGAAGGTCCCGACGGTCAGGAAGTACGCGTAGCCGAAATTCCCGCACACATGGTCGATGAGGCAAAAAAATATCGCGCGGATTTGGTCGATGCGGTATCGATGTTCGACGATCAGCTCATGGAAGACGCACTCGAAGGCAAAGAAACCGAAGAAGAGATCATCGCAGCCGTCCGCAAAGCGACGCTCGCCGAGCAGTTCGTCGGCGTATTCTGCGGTTCGGCTCACATGAACAAGGGAGTGCAGCTCGTGCTCGACGGCGTTGCGCGCTATCTTCCCGACCCGACAGAGGTACACAACTACGCGTTCGACCTCGACAACAACGAAGCGCAGGTCGAGCTCTTCAATGTCGCCGATAAGCCGACCGTTGCACTCGCGTTCAAACTCGACGACGGCCAGTACGGTCAGCTTACCTACGTCCGCGTATATCAGGGCACTATCCCGAAAGGGTGCGAGCTGTACAATACACGCGCGCGCAGAAAGTTCAAAGTCGGACGCCTCGTGCGCATGAATGCGGACAAGATGGAAGACATCAACGAAGCGACACCGGGCGATATCGTAGCGCTGTTCGGTATCGACTGCGCATCCGGCGATACGTTCTGCGGCGGCGGACTCAATTATTCCATGGCGTCGATGTACGTTCCGAATCCCGTTATCTCCGAATCGATTACGCCGAAAGAAAAAAAAGACGCCGCGCAGATGGCAAAAGCGCTCAACCGCTTTACCAAAGAAGATCCGACCTTCCAAACTTACGTCGATCCCGAATCGAACGAAACGATTATCAAGGGTATGGGCGAACTGCACCTCGCCGTCTACGTCGAACGCATGAAGCGCGAATACAAGTGCGAAGTCGTCGTCGGTCAGCCGCAAGTCGCTTACCGCGAATCGATCACGCAGAGCGCGCCGTTCAACTATACGCACAAAAAGCAAACCGGCGGTTCCGGTCAATACGGACGTGTCGCCGGTATCATGGAGCCGCTCGCCGACAAAGATTACGAGTTCGTCGATGCGATCAAGGGAGGCGCCATTCCGAACGAATACATTCCGTCCTGCGATAAGGGTTTCCGCAAAGCAATGGAAAAAGGTACGCTCATCGGCTTCCCCATCGTCGGCGTAAAGATGACGATCAACGACGGTCAGTACCATCCGGTCGACTCGTCCGACATCGCCTTTCAGCAGGCTGCGATCGGCGCGTTCCGCGAAGGCTACGAAAAAGCGAAGCCTGTCATCCTTGAGCCGATTATGAAAGTGTCGATTTCCGGACCGACCGAATTCCAGGGCAATATGTTCGGCCTCATCAACCAAAGACGCGGTGTCATCATCGATACGACCGATGAAAACAATACGTCGACCGTAAACGCGGAAGTACCGCTTTCGGAGATGTTCGGCTTTTCGACGATCCTCCGCTCTTCGACACAGGGCAAAGCGGAGTTTACGATGGAATTCCTCAAATACGGACGCGTACCGAACGCCGTAGGCGAAGAACTGATGAAAAAATATCAAGAAGAGCGCAAAGCAGCGCAAAAATAA
- a CDS encoding 1-acyl-sn-glycerol-3-phosphate acyltransferase: MAKIQKVIYYSDELRDEFSTAVIQARPIDENYDYGGKTFSWKVKRFFLHRIFAQPIAVLYLKLVFRHRILNRSVLKKYKKGPMFVYGNHTNVFADPLVPTFVSFPQQAFVIVHPNNVSMPVWGKIMPYLGALPLPDNFSAMKNFIGTVKYHVDHNKSIYIYPEAHIWPFYTKIRPFPDVSFKYPIDYGCPVFCFTNVYKKRRFSENPKMLTYVDGPFFADEKLSPKERRRKLRDEVYNAMCRRSALNDVEIVTYIKKASI, translated from the coding sequence ATGGCAAAGATACAAAAGGTTATTTATTATTCCGACGAACTCCGCGATGAATTTTCAACCGCTGTCATACAAGCCCGTCCGATCGATGAAAACTACGACTACGGCGGAAAGACTTTTTCGTGGAAGGTAAAACGCTTTTTCCTTCACAGAATTTTTGCCCAGCCCATTGCCGTTCTCTATCTTAAACTCGTATTCCGTCACCGAATACTGAACCGCTCCGTCTTAAAAAAATACAAAAAAGGGCCCATGTTCGTATACGGAAACCACACGAATGTGTTTGCCGATCCGCTTGTGCCGACCTTTGTGAGTTTTCCGCAGCAGGCTTTTGTGATAGTTCACCCGAACAATGTTTCAATGCCGGTATGGGGCAAAATAATGCCCTACCTCGGAGCGCTCCCTTTGCCCGATAATTTTTCCGCGATGAAGAATTTCATCGGAACCGTAAAATACCACGTTGATCACAATAAAAGCATTTACATATATCCGGAAGCTCATATTTGGCCGTTCTATACAAAGATCAGACCTTTTCCGGACGTTTCGTTTAAGTATCCGATCGACTACGGCTGTCCCGTATTTTGCTTTACAAACGTTTATAAAAAACGCCGCTTTTCCGAAAATCCGAAAATGCTCACCTATGTTGACGGTCCTTTTTTTGCCGACGAAAAACTTTCTCCGAAGGAAAGGCGGCGCAAGTTGAGAGACGAAGTGTACAATGCAATGTGCCGGAGGAGCGCTCTTAACGATGTTGAAATCGTTACATACATTAAAAAAGCGAGCATATAA